Genomic segment of Chloroflexota bacterium:
GGCATCGTGGCGCTGGCGGCGGACCGCTACAGCAGCCTGCCGCGGGGCGCGGACGACGGCACGGCGGGTGTGTCCACCGACCTGGCGATCCTGCAGGAGGAACTGCGGGCGCTGGCCGGGCCGCTGGGCGGGCTGGACGCCTACCGGGACTTCAGCTTCGTGCTGGAGCGCATGGCGGAGCGCGCCTACACGCAGGCCCCGCCGGAAGCCCCCTCCGGCTACAGCCGCTAGGCCTATCGGCGCCTGCCGGTCACCCCGACCGGCAGGCGCCTGGGCTGCGGTATTCACCGACGACCCGGACGGGCACCCACCAGGGGCGCCCCTACACGTCAGGGTGAATCGCCGACCTACGGCAGCGGCGAATAGTCCGTCGGCTCGAGGAACCGGTTGTGAATCCGAGCCACAATCTGCCCGTCGGATTCCGTTTCGGCCCGCAGTTGCAGCCACTCGGGGTCCTTGATGAAGGCGCCCCATTTCCGCTCGCGGTCGGCCATGTCCGCAAAGCGCGTCAGATACACCAGCCGGTCGCTGCGGCCCACGACCTCGTGCCAAAACCCGACCACCTCCACGCCGTGCCGCTCGAAGAAGCCCAACGTGTGCTCGCGAAACCGAGCGTCGATCACCGGCATCTTGCCGGGAAGAATCTCGTAGATGCGCAATTCATACAGCATGGTGGGGCGACCTCGGACGGCGAGCGCGCGGGAGCGTAGCATGGAGGCTGCGGGGACCGGGCGGTTGCGTCGGGGAGGCGCGGAGACTTGTACGCCATCGTGATTGGCTGCGGACGCGCCGGCGCCGAGATTGCCGCGCGCATGGCTGCTTCGGGCGACTCGGTCGTCGTCATCGACCGCGACAGCCACGCGTTCCAGCGGCTGCCCGAAGACTTCGCCGGCACGACGCTCGTGGGCACCGCCATCGACCTCGACGTCCTGGAGGCCGCCGGCGTGGCCCGCGCCGACGTGCTGGTGGCGGCCACCTACGGCGACAACTCCAATCTCACCGCCGTGCAGCTGGCGCGCCTCAAATACGACGTGCCGCGCGTGATCGCCCGTGTAAAGGACCCTGTGCGCGCCCGCGTCTTCGCCGATCGCGGCATCGAGACCATCTGCTCCACGGACATCATCGCCGGCGCGATCATGGACCGGCTGGCCGGCTCCCCGGCGGCTTAGGGTGTTCATCATCATCGCTGGCGGCGGCAAGGTGGGCGCCGCGCTGGCGCACGATTTGCCGCCCGGCGGGCACGAGATCGTCCTCCTCGAGAAAGACCGCCGCAAGGCGCAGGACTTGGAAGATGATCTTGGCGCCTCGGTGATTCCCCAGGACGCCTCCGAGGGCCGCTGGCTCTCGACGGCGGGCGTGGCGCGGGCCGACCTCGTGATCGCCGTCACCGGCGACGACGAGGACAACCTCATCATCTGTCAGCTCGCTCGCGCGCTCTCCAAAGGTCGGGCCCGCACCATCGCGCGTCTCAACAACCCCAAGAACCAAGACGCCTTTCGCCTCCTCGAGATCGAGGCCATCGTCAACGCCACCGACCTGGTCATGAGCATGATCGAGCGCGACCTGGGCGCGGCGTCCGTGGTGCACCTCATGCGCCTGCGCTCCGCCGGCCTCGAGCTCGTCGAGCTGACGGTGGCCAGCGAATCGGCCGCGGCCGGGGCGTCGGTCTCCGACCTGCAGTTGGAGCAGTTGGGCGCCCGCGTGGCCGTCGTGCTGCGCGGCGACGACGCGCTGTTCACGTTCACCGACCTCGTGCTCAGGTCCGGCGATACGGTGGTGGCGGTCGTGGACATCGCCAACGAAAGCGCTGTCCGCTCCCGCTTCGACGCCGCACACTTCTAGGAAGGGTCTGAATTAGGCGGTGGACTGCACCCCATCCGTTCGCCCCCGTATCAAGTACGGGGCAGGCTCTGAGCCTGTCGAAGGGGAAATCGAACGGATGGGTGGTCGATGCGGCCATCATTGGGACGATCGCACCCGCGATCCAGAGAGATTGTCCAGCCGTCCCGCGCCCAATCGCCTGGGCGCGAGAGCCGACTACGCGGGAGCCTCTTCCTCCGGCGGCGCTTCGGCGGCCTCGCCTTCCTCGCCGGGCTCGATCTCCACTTCTTCGAGATCGACCTCTTCTTCCTCGAGATCCTCAGCCTGCGCCCGCAGCACGTTCACCGAAATCACCGTTTCGGCGGAATCGCCCACGGGCGTGTAAACGCCGTCCGGCGCGCGCAGGTCGGCCACCACCACTTCGTCTCCAGGAGCTTCCAAGCCGGAGACATCGGCCACCAGCGTCGATGGGATTTCGGTGGGCAGCGCCTCGACCTCCAGCGTGGTGAGCGATTGAATCACCGTCACGCCCATGACCGCGGCGGCCGGCGCCGTCCCTTGCAGCTCGATCGCCACCTCAACCGTCACCGGCCTGGTGAGGTCGACGCGGCGGAACGTCGCGTGCAGCAAGCGGTCCGTGATCACGTCCAACTCGTAGTCGTCGAAGAGCACGGCTTCGGTGCTGCCGTCGCATTCGAGGTCGAGCAAGCGACCGTCGGCGCCGTGCCGCACCAGGGTGGCCAGCTCACGCTCATCCACCTGAACGGCGGTTGACGGCTGATTCGGCGTGACGAGATTCGCCGGAATCACTCCCGACCGCCGCAGGCGCTTGACGGCCCGGCCCCGCACGGTGCGGGAGGACGCCCGGAGGCGTGGACGTTCAGGCACTCGGAGTTCCTCTGGGATGGGTTCGGCGATTACGCCGCGAGCGGGGCACGCGGCGCCAGCGTGTCAAGCACGAGCCGCGCGTAGCACGAGTCTAGAAACGTCGACCCCGCGCGTCAACGTGCCGATGCGATCAGCCTCACAACGACTGTTACCGAGTGGGAGGGTGGCGCCTCAGAAGACCGGCTACCGAAATCCGTGATCCAGCAGCTGGTGTGAAGACCGACGCAAGCCAGCGTTGCGGTCTTGCCCCCCTTCTACGTACCATCGCCGCCGGTCGCGAAGCGCGACGCCCAGCCAGTGGCGGAACATTGACCAGCCTCACCAGGTGCTGTCGAGTATCGGGTATTGGACTTCATTGATCTCTCGGCTGCTCAATCGCCACGGGATTCCGACTCCGGGCGTTGTTGACCAGACGATTGACGGGGCGGCCGTTCAGTATTTCGGCTGGCTGGTTGATTGGCTCGACGAAGACCTGAACGGGGCGCTCATTCTGGATGCGGGATGCTGGAATGCGCCCTTTGGTACGTACCTTCGAGCATCCGGGGTCAGCGTGGACTACGTTGGAGTCGACCTGAGCCGTCAGGCGCTGCGGTACGCCCTAGGGCTCGAGGAGAGTCTCCACGTTCTCCGAGCCGATTTGGCGCAACCGACCCTGCCATTCGCTTCGGAGGCCTTTGACGGCGTGACGCTGATCTTGACCTACGAGCATTTGCCGCGCGGCACTGAGCCGGCGTTGATCCGGGCGCTGGCTGAAGTCTTGAAGCCCGGCGGGTGGCTGGTTGTGATTACCGAGCTCAACAGTCTCCTCGCCCCGCTTGATCCGGCGTGGGCCTTCGGGCACCGGCACTACTCGCCCGGCGACCTCGAACCGGTGTTCCAGTCCGCCGGCCTGGACATTGAGGACATGCGCATCAATGGAGGCGTGTGGCACTGCCTGGAAATAATCGCCGCCTATGTCGCCAAGCATATTTTTCGACGCCGGCTCTACCGGCCGGCCTGGCTGTGTGCGCGTACCACCCGCGAATACGAGCCGGTGCCGCGCTGGCTGGGATCGCGCCTGTCCTTCAAGTGTCGGCGGCCGGCTGGCTGAGCCACGATCCGCCGTGACGCCGTCTCCCGGCGCCAGCGTGCATCCGTCGGCTAGCGCACTCTGAACGTCACCGGGTCCGACGCCGTCTGGTTGCCCGCCCGATCCGTCGCGATCGCCCGCAGCGTGAAGGTGCCCGGCTCGGCCGTCCACCGCAGGCGATACGGGGCGCGTTGCACCTCGCCAATGGCCTCGCCGTTCATCTCGTAGGCCACCGCCGCCAATCCACCCGCGTCCTGCCACACCGCCCGCAGCTCGAGCACGCCCGCCGGACGATCGTCGCCGTTGGCCAGGCCCGCCACCGCCACTGCCGGCGGAGTGTTGTCCACCACAAATCGCCGGAACACTAGGTCCTCGCGTCCATTCGACGCGCGCACCGCCAGGCGTAGCGTGTAGGGACCGTCGGGGAGTTGGCTGGTGTCGATCGCCCGCAGCGGCCCCTCCGTCACGGGGCTCCCGCCAACCGTGCCAATGCGAATCCAGCTCCCCGGGGCCGGTCCCGCGCCATAGCGCAGCTCGAAGTCCCTGAATTGGGGTCCCGCCGCCGTCCCCTGGACGTCCAGCACGCTGCGCACGCGCTCCGACGGCGCGGGGCTGGTGATGGCCGCCTGCCCCGACGCGCCAGAGGACGGCGCTGCCGCCTCGACGAACGCTTCGGGCGGCAGCCGCAACGACGAGTCCTCCGGCAGCGTTCGCTGCCACTCCTCGGCTTCGGTCGGCAGCACCACGAACACCTGCTCCTCTACCTCGTCCCGTGGCGTATCCGGCGTGGCGAGAAGCCCCGTCGGCACGTGGATCTCAAATGCCTGGTGCACCATGTCCCGCTGCGCCGGCACCGTGCCGGTGAGGAAGAACTCCTCGCGTGTCTCGGGTGTGAACGGCGATGGCAACAGGCCGGACAGCGCGTCAATCTCCTGCACCACCACCGTTGCCGGCTGCGGCCATGCCAGCGCCGGCTGGCCCTCCAGCGCCGCCGTCATGAACCGCTGCCAGATTGGCGCGGCTCCGCGCACGCCGGTCACGTCGTCCATCGGCGTCCCATCGGCATTGCCCACCCACACCCCCGTCACCAGCTGGGGCGTGTAGCCGACCGTCAGCGCGT
This window contains:
- a CDS encoding 50S ribosomal protein L25 codes for the protein MPERPRLRASSRTVRGRAVKRLRRSGVIPANLVTPNQPSTAVQVDERELATLVRHGADGRLLDLECDGSTEAVLFDDYELDVITDRLLHATFRRVDLTRPVTVEVAIELQGTAPAAAVMGVTVIQSLTTLEVEALPTEIPSTLVADVSGLEAPGDEVVVADLRAPDGVYTPVGDSAETVISVNVLRAQAEDLEEEEVDLEEVEIEPGEEGEAAEAPPEEEAPA
- a CDS encoding class I SAM-dependent methyltransferase, which translates into the protein MISRLLNRHGIPTPGVVDQTIDGAAVQYFGWLVDWLDEDLNGALILDAGCWNAPFGTYLRASGVSVDYVGVDLSRQALRYALGLEESLHVLRADLAQPTLPFASEAFDGVTLILTYEHLPRGTEPALIRALAEVLKPGGWLVVITELNSLLAPLDPAWAFGHRHYSPGDLEPVFQSAGLDIEDMRINGGVWHCLEIIAAYVAKHIFRRRLYRPAWLCARTTREYEPVPRWLGSRLSFKCRRPAG
- a CDS encoding TrkA family potassium uptake protein; amino-acid sequence: MYAIVIGCGRAGAEIAARMAASGDSVVVIDRDSHAFQRLPEDFAGTTLVGTAIDLDVLEAAGVARADVLVAATYGDNSNLTAVQLARLKYDVPRVIARVKDPVRARVFADRGIETICSTDIIAGAIMDRLAGSPAA
- a CDS encoding NIPSNAP family protein — translated: MLYELRIYEILPGKMPVIDARFREHTLGFFERHGVEVVGFWHEVVGRSDRLVYLTRFADMADRERKWGAFIKDPEWLQLRAETESDGQIVARIHNRFLEPTDYSPLP
- a CDS encoding NAD-binding protein, encoding MFIIIAGGGKVGAALAHDLPPGGHEIVLLEKDRRKAQDLEDDLGASVIPQDASEGRWLSTAGVARADLVIAVTGDDEDNLIICQLARALSKGRARTIARLNNPKNQDAFRLLEIEAIVNATDLVMSMIERDLGAASVVHLMRLRSAGLELVELTVASESAAAGASVSDLQLEQLGARVAVVLRGDDALFTFTDLVLRSGDTVVAVVDIANESAVRSRFDAAHF